One genomic window of Polyangium aurulentum includes the following:
- a CDS encoding DUF692 domain-containing protein produces MEARDRMRLGLPDLGVGVGLRVPHYTEIFETQPAVDWFEIISENFMVAGGMPLANLERALARYRVVQHGVSLSIGSTSPLDWDYLRSLRALLRKTGSPWVSDHLCFTGAGGVDAHDLLPLPYTEEALRHVAARARQVQDFLETRLVLENVSSYLAYTQSQMSEWAFLSAVVEEADCGLLLDVNNIYVSSYNHGFDPNAYVDGVPHHRVVQIHLAGHTNHGKYIIDTHSDHVIDPVWDLYRRAIGRIGPVSTLIEWDEDIPPLATLLAEAEKAKTIREEALKDHAA; encoded by the coding sequence ATGGAAGCTCGCGACCGCATGCGCCTCGGCCTGCCCGATCTCGGGGTCGGCGTCGGGCTGCGCGTCCCCCACTACACCGAGATCTTCGAGACCCAGCCGGCGGTCGACTGGTTCGAGATCATCAGCGAAAACTTCATGGTGGCGGGCGGCATGCCGCTCGCGAACCTCGAGCGCGCCCTCGCGCGCTACCGCGTGGTGCAGCACGGCGTCTCGCTCTCCATCGGCAGCACCTCGCCGCTCGACTGGGACTACCTGCGCAGCTTGCGTGCGCTCTTGCGCAAGACCGGCTCGCCCTGGGTGAGCGATCACCTCTGCTTCACCGGCGCAGGCGGCGTCGACGCGCACGACCTCTTGCCCCTGCCCTACACCGAGGAGGCCCTGCGCCACGTCGCCGCGCGCGCCCGGCAAGTGCAGGACTTCCTCGAGACGCGCCTCGTGCTCGAGAACGTCTCGAGCTACCTCGCGTACACGCAGAGCCAGATGAGCGAGTGGGCGTTCCTGTCCGCGGTCGTCGAGGAAGCCGACTGCGGCCTCCTGCTCGACGTCAACAACATCTACGTCTCCTCGTACAACCACGGCTTCGATCCGAACGCGTACGTCGACGGCGTGCCCCACCACCGCGTCGTGCAGATCCACCTCGCCGGGCACACGAACCACGGCAAGTACATCATCGACACCCACTCGGACCACGTGATCGATCCCGTGTGGGACCTCTACCGCCGCGCGATCGGCCGCATCGGCCCGGTCTCGACGCTCATCGAGTGGGACGAGGACATCCCCCCGCTCGCCACGCTGCTCGCCGAGGCCGAGAAGGCGAAGACCATCCGCGAGGAGGCGCTGAAGGACCATGCCGCATGA
- a CDS encoding SUMF1/EgtB/PvdO family nonheme iron enzyme — MKAWAVIGLALLVGACVERKPEPAADAGPEAGADGDAGASAKADAGADAADLLAPRPDDFEPLVPEGPSCPPDMVRVARRFCVDRYEASLVDAETGQELSPYYVPARGQALSHQKLWEQERLNVGPPEARLLELPPLPAWQATRTFEPRAVSRRGRIPQGYMTGPLAALACKNAGKRLCALDEWQTACRGQKDRQFPYGDKYEPGKCNIFREAHPAALLHGNASIGHSDPRLNLVKAEDKPLLRRTGETRSCVSEWEGEKIADMVGNIDEWVDDPEGTFAGGFYARSKKDGCDSTVRAHPFDYFDYSTGVRCCMDLPTR, encoded by the coding sequence ATGAAGGCGTGGGCGGTCATCGGTCTCGCGCTGCTCGTCGGCGCGTGCGTGGAGCGCAAGCCGGAGCCCGCGGCGGACGCGGGTCCGGAGGCGGGCGCGGATGGGGACGCGGGCGCGAGCGCGAAGGCGGACGCGGGCGCGGATGCGGCGGACCTGCTCGCGCCGAGGCCTGACGACTTCGAGCCGCTCGTGCCGGAGGGGCCGTCGTGCCCGCCGGACATGGTGCGCGTGGCGCGGAGGTTCTGCGTCGATCGCTACGAGGCGAGCCTGGTCGACGCGGAGACGGGGCAGGAGCTTTCGCCGTACTACGTGCCTGCGCGGGGGCAGGCGCTGTCGCACCAGAAGCTGTGGGAGCAGGAGCGGCTGAACGTGGGCCCGCCCGAGGCGCGCCTGCTCGAGCTGCCGCCCTTGCCGGCGTGGCAGGCGACGAGGACCTTCGAGCCGCGCGCGGTGTCGCGTCGCGGCCGCATCCCGCAGGGCTACATGACGGGGCCGCTCGCGGCGCTCGCGTGCAAGAACGCGGGCAAGCGGCTCTGCGCGCTCGACGAGTGGCAGACGGCGTGCCGTGGCCAGAAAGACCGTCAGTTTCCGTACGGGGACAAGTACGAGCCGGGCAAGTGCAACATCTTCCGCGAGGCGCACCCGGCCGCGCTCCTGCACGGCAACGCGAGCATCGGGCACAGCGATCCGCGGCTGAACCTGGTGAAGGCCGAGGACAAACCGCTCCTGCGCCGCACGGGCGAGACGCGCTCGTGCGTGAGCGAGTGGGAGGGCGAGAAGATCGCCGACATGGTCGGCAACATCGACGAGTGGGTCGACGACCCGGAGGGGACGTTCGCGGGCGGGTTCTACGCGCGGTCGAAGAAGGACGGCTGCGACTCGACGGTGCGCGCACACCCGTTCGACTACTTCGACTACTCGACGGGCGTGCGCTGCTGCATGGATCTGCCGACGCGCTAG
- a CDS encoding DNA-binding domain-containing protein, with protein MPHDLAAAEAFLVAAVQELSPIPDDPALAAASAELVTGNDRLTPAERVDLYRRQFWLRHRAMLLEDFPGIAHVLGEERMDAFCRAYLRAHPPASHCFREMISHVPRFAERYEGFRSPEERALVLDMARYEVALVELFVAAEAPPLDPTRLEGMTEDAWERARIVLQPLLARLSLSYPVHRLRKAWKGGESAPIPEAPAPVHLVLYRARDLATHFEELSPEAFALLEALAAGVPLVPACERVAEGLSPEAQEALGESVGAWFQQWAALGWIIDVVL; from the coding sequence ATGCCGCATGACCTCGCCGCGGCCGAGGCCTTCCTCGTCGCCGCCGTCCAGGAGCTGTCGCCCATCCCCGACGATCCCGCGCTCGCCGCCGCCTCGGCCGAGCTCGTCACCGGCAACGACCGGCTGACCCCCGCCGAGCGCGTCGACCTCTACCGGCGACAGTTCTGGCTCCGTCACCGTGCGATGTTGCTCGAGGACTTCCCCGGCATCGCCCACGTGCTCGGCGAAGAGCGCATGGACGCCTTCTGCCGCGCCTACCTCCGCGCGCACCCGCCGGCCTCGCACTGCTTCCGCGAGATGATCTCGCACGTCCCCCGCTTCGCCGAGCGCTACGAGGGCTTCCGATCCCCCGAAGAGCGCGCGCTCGTCCTCGACATGGCCCGCTACGAGGTCGCCCTCGTCGAGCTGTTCGTCGCCGCCGAGGCCCCGCCGCTCGATCCCACGAGGCTCGAAGGCATGACCGAGGACGCCTGGGAGCGCGCGCGCATCGTGCTCCAGCCCCTGCTCGCGCGCCTGTCGCTCTCGTACCCCGTCCACCGCCTGCGCAAGGCGTGGAAGGGCGGCGAATCGGCTCCGATCCCCGAAGCGCCCGCGCCCGTGCACCTCGTGCTCTACCGCGCCAGGGACCTCGCCACGCACTTCGAGGAGCTGTCCCCCGAGGCCTTCGCGCTGCTCGAGGCGCTCGCGGCCGGGGTGCCGCTCGTGCCCGCATGCGAGCGCGTGGCCGAGGGCCTGTCGCCCGAGGCGCAGGAAGCTCTCGGCGAGAGCGTGGGCGCGTGGTTCCAGCAGTGGGCAGCCCTCGGCTGGATCATCGACGTCGTCCTCTGA
- a CDS encoding secondary thiamine-phosphate synthase enzyme YjbQ gives MNPTFHQRTLEIRTHGQGFVDVTDAVREVVAEAGVGTGICSLFLQHTSASLVVQENADPAVLRDLAKWMARVAPESHAYEHDAEGPDDMPSHLRTSITRTSETVPVTQGRLALGTWQAIYVWEHRTSPHTRRLVVTVWGTQKAGA, from the coding sequence ATGAACCCGACTTTCCATCAGAGGACGCTCGAGATCCGCACGCACGGCCAGGGCTTCGTCGACGTGACGGACGCCGTGCGCGAGGTCGTCGCCGAGGCGGGCGTGGGCACGGGGATCTGCTCGCTGTTCTTGCAGCACACCTCCGCGAGCCTCGTCGTGCAGGAGAACGCGGACCCGGCCGTGCTGCGCGATCTGGCGAAGTGGATGGCGCGCGTCGCCCCCGAGTCCCACGCCTACGAGCACGACGCCGAGGGACCCGACGACATGCCCTCGCACCTGCGCACGTCCATCACGCGCACGAGCGAGACCGTGCCCGTCACGCAAGGCCGCCTCGCGCTCGGGACCTGGCAGGCGATCTACGTCTGGGAGCACCGCACGAGCCCGCACACGCGGCGCCTCGTGGTCACCGTCTGGGGAACGCAAAAGGCAGGGGCATGA